The following are encoded in a window of Coregonus clupeaformis isolate EN_2021a chromosome 34, ASM2061545v1, whole genome shotgun sequence genomic DNA:
- the mcur1 gene encoding mitochondrial calcium uniporter regulator 1 isoform X1 translates to MSLQQRIAFHSRLNKFTLNSEYWHSRRENRICGDRASFTTVALQPNISCLKTTLTSSIHSRCKQCNTDYGSCNLDKRTWRRLFTGVSATLVFKRSFLFVRELSTSILQYELKTDMTKSGNRRLYFDTHALVRLLEENGFTTQQAEVIVRMMVRTTNSNMDLIYNDMVTKVQQEIMLQRVFSQIASVKKDMIILEKSEFSTLLADNEKVKVELLQLKVQLADVMNKVRFDNILDMNSEKSSVKEMKAEDEKRLMESWTEIMEMNAEQNRHLTQSNMKIDTEVAGLKTMLEAHKLDTIKYLAGSVFTCLTVVLGFYRIWM, encoded by the exons ATGTCATTGCAACAAAGAATTGCATTTCACTCGCGGTTGAACAAATTTACTTTAAACTCGGAGTATTGGCATAGTAGGCGAGAAAATAGGATTTGCGGGGACAGAGCAAGTTTCACTACAGTTGCACTCCAACCTAACATTTCCTGTCTGAAGACAACTTTGACAAGCAGCATCCATTCGCGCTGTAAACAATGTAACACTGATTATGGCTCTTGCAACCTTGACAAACGAACATGGAGGAGACTATTTACGGGAGTGAGCGCGACTCTGGTTTTTAAACGGAGCTTTTTATTTGTCAGAG AGTTGAGCACCTCCATACTTCAGTATGAATTGAAAACAGATATGACAAAGTCTGGAAACCGGAGGCTGTATTTTGATACCCATGCATTGGTTCGACTCCTCGAAGAAAATG GCTTCACCACTCAGCAAGCTGAGGTGATTGTCAGGATGATGGTCAGGACAACAAACTCCAACATGGATCTAATCTATAATGACATGGTAACCAAAGTGCAGCAG GAGATCATGTTGCAAAGGGTGTTTTCCCAAATTGCATCTGTGAAAAAGGACATGATTATCCTTGAAAAGAGTGAGTTCTCTACTTTGCTGGCAGATAATGAG AAAGTCAAGGTAGAGCTACTGCAACTGAAAGTGCAACTGGCT GATGTGATGAATAAAGTGCGCTTTGACAATATCTTGGATATGAATTCGGAAAAGAGCAGCGTGAAAGAAATG AAAgcagaggatgagaagagactTATGGAAAGTTGGACCGAGATAATGGAAATG AATGCTGAGCAAAATCGTCATTTGACTCAGTCCAATATGAAAATCGACACTGAAGTGGCAGGACTGAAAACCATGTTGGAAGCTCACAAACTTGACACGATCAAATACCTTGCAG GTTCAGTCTTCACTTGTCTAACTGTGGTTCTCGGATTCTATCGCATCTGGATGTGA
- the mcur1 gene encoding mitochondrial calcium uniporter regulator 1 isoform X2, with amino-acid sequence MSLQQRIAFHSRLNKFTLNSEYWHSRRENRICGDRASFTTVALQPNISCLKTTLTSSIHSRCKQCNTDYGSCNLDKRTWRRLFTGVSATLVFKRSFLFVRELSTSILQYELKTDMTKSGNRRLYFDTHALVRLLEENGFTTQQAEVIVRMMVRTTNSNMDLIYNDMVTKVQQEIMLQRVFSQIASVKKDMIILEKSEFSTLLADNEKVKVELLQLKVQLADVMNKVRFDNILDMNSEKSSVKEMKAEDEKRLMESWTEIMEMPILSVEEC; translated from the exons ATGTCATTGCAACAAAGAATTGCATTTCACTCGCGGTTGAACAAATTTACTTTAAACTCGGAGTATTGGCATAGTAGGCGAGAAAATAGGATTTGCGGGGACAGAGCAAGTTTCACTACAGTTGCACTCCAACCTAACATTTCCTGTCTGAAGACAACTTTGACAAGCAGCATCCATTCGCGCTGTAAACAATGTAACACTGATTATGGCTCTTGCAACCTTGACAAACGAACATGGAGGAGACTATTTACGGGAGTGAGCGCGACTCTGGTTTTTAAACGGAGCTTTTTATTTGTCAGAG AGTTGAGCACCTCCATACTTCAGTATGAATTGAAAACAGATATGACAAAGTCTGGAAACCGGAGGCTGTATTTTGATACCCATGCATTGGTTCGACTCCTCGAAGAAAATG GCTTCACCACTCAGCAAGCTGAGGTGATTGTCAGGATGATGGTCAGGACAACAAACTCCAACATGGATCTAATCTATAATGACATGGTAACCAAAGTGCAGCAG GAGATCATGTTGCAAAGGGTGTTTTCCCAAATTGCATCTGTGAAAAAGGACATGATTATCCTTGAAAAGAGTGAGTTCTCTACTTTGCTGGCAGATAATGAG AAAGTCAAGGTAGAGCTACTGCAACTGAAAGTGCAACTGGCT GATGTGATGAATAAAGTGCGCTTTGACAATATCTTGGATATGAATTCGGAAAAGAGCAGCGTGAAAGAAATG AAAgcagaggatgagaagagactTATGGAAAGTTGGACCGAGATAATGGAAATG CCAATTCTGTCTGTTGAAGAATGCTGA
- the LOC121549598 gene encoding thioredoxin domain-containing protein 6: MSRKKEVQIQIEISSEEQWEEALSGPGLLVIDVYQRWCGPCKAVQNIFRKLRSEYGDDMLRFAVGEANSLLELSSLKGKCQPVFLFYSGGALVSIVRGVNGPLLQKTMLELVDQEKKKQKLGSNYVPEVQELFLENNHQERKKPPPTQNDNIEIDDHGTYHVVIIKPDAVAGGQVEGIIQKALDAGFSIVAEEERVLDEEQIHAFFKEKAGEPAFVKAMSSGPVHALILSKGDKVGEGESRSLTAIIDPEHAELIQAKKRSKVVKEVDLGMSDSSTEMASRQLAYFFPTFDFSSETHAGSNARIEKTLALIRPSLLREKKDEILKTIHDSGFQIAMQREVTLSEDQAKEFYKEHEGTDFFPCLINHMTSGPVLALALTREDAIQHWRGLLGPKVLDVAKERSPESLRAQFAIDNVTINQLHGSSTPEEAQRDLNCFFPTEHTLAVIKPDSTQEHKDTIMNRIKEAGFSISQVKETKLTREMAEEFYKDHKGKDFFNNLVDYMSQGPSIMMILSKENAIAEWREMMGPADPEQAKQVKPDSLRAQFAKSILENAVHGSSNVQHAMDNIKFIFGDIPL, translated from the exons ATGTCAAGGAAAAAGGAAGTCCAAATTCAG ATAGAAATATCTTCTGAAGAACAATGGGAGGAAGCATTGTCAGGCCCAGGACTTCTTG TTATAGATGTCTACCAGAGATGGTGTGGGCCATGCAAGGCTGTGCAGAACATCTTCAGAAAATTGAGGAGTGAATATGGAGATGACATGTTGCGCTTCGCTGTG GGGGAGGCCAACAGTTTACTTGAGTTAAGTTCACTTAAAGGGAAATGTCAACCGGTCTTCCTTTTCTACTCT GGTGGTGCATTGGTATCAATAGTAAGAGGAGTCAATGGGCCTCTTCTACAAAAAACTATGTTGGAACTGGTGGATCAAGAGAAGAAGAAGCAAAAACTGGGCTCAAATTATGTACCTGAA GTCCAAGAACTTTTCTTAGAGAACAATCATCAAGAAAGAAAAAAGCCTCCACCGACCCAAAATGACAACATAGAAATTGACG ATCATGGTACATACCATGTGGTCATCATAAAGCCAGATGCTGTAGCAGGAGGTCAAGTGGAAGGAATCATCCAAAAA GCTTTAGATGCTGGTTTTTCAATTgtagcagaggaggagagggtgttGGATGAAGAGCAGATTCATGCTTTTTTTAAGGAGAAAGCCGGAGAG CCAGCGTTTGTGAAGGCCATGTCTAGTGGGCCTGTCCACGCCTTGATTCTGTCCAAGGGAGACAAAGTGGGTGAAGGAGAGTCTCGTTCATTGACAGCTATCATAGATCCTGAACACGCTGAGCTCATCCAGGCAAAGAAAAG GTCAAAGGTGGTCAAGGAGGTGGATCTGGGCATGTCAGACAGCAGCACTGAGATGGCCAGCAGGCAACTGGCATACTTCTTTCCCACCTTTGATTTTTCTTCAGAGACGCATGCTGGATCCAATGCAAGGATTGAAAAGACTCTTGCTCTTATTCGTCCAAGTCTTCTCAGAGAGAAAAAAG ATGAGATCTTGAAGACGATCCATGACTCTGGCTTCCAGATAGCAATGCAGAGGGAGGTAACCCTCAGTGAGgaccaggccaaagagttctacAAGGAGCATGAGGGCACTGACTTTTTCCCATGTCTAATTAACCATATGACCAG TGGCCCCGTGTTGGCTTTGGCTTTGACTCGAGAGGACGCAATCCAACACTGGAGAGGTTTACTGGGTCCAAAAGTATTGGATGTGGCCAAAGAAAGATCCCCTGAAAG TCTGCGAGCCCAGTTTGCCATCGACAATGTGAccatcaaccagcttcatggcaGCTCCACTCCCGAGGAGGCTCAGAGAGATCTCAACTGCTTTTTCCCCACAGAGCACACACTGGCCGTGATCAAACCTGACTCTACACAAGAACACAAAG ATACCATTATGAATCGAATTAAAGAGGCTGGGTTTAGTATTTCACAAGTGAAAGAAACCAAACTGACACGAGAGATGGCAGAGGAGTTCTACAAAGATCACAAAGGGAAGGACTTCTTTAATAACCTGGTTGACTACATGTCACA AGGTCCATCTATCATGATGATCCTGAGCAAAGAAAACGCTATCgcagaatggagagagatgaTGGGGCCTGCCGATCCTGAACAGGCCAAGCAAGTCAAACCCGACTCTCTACGTGCACAGTTTGCCAAGAGCATCTTGGAGAACGCCGTGCACGGCTCGTCCAATGTCCAGCACGCCATGGACAATATCAAGTTCATTTTTGGGGATATCCCATTATAA